In Bacteroidales bacterium, a single genomic region encodes these proteins:
- the gpmI gene encoding 2,3-bisphosphoglycerate-independent phosphoglycerate mutase yields MEKKKVILIIMDGWGEGDKSKADVIANANVPFIKSLYKTAATCHLLTSGEDVGLPEGQMGNSEVGHLNIGAGRIIYQDFVKINIACKDNSIASNTALNQAYQYARDNNKAVHFLGLVSDGGVHSSTKHLMKLCDIAKDWNLKKVFIHICTDGRDTDPYSGKGYVSELQEHLKKSAGQIATLTGRYYTMDRDKRWERVKQGYDLMTSGKGKPATDVLQAIQASYDAGITDEFIKPVVMVDNCGNPIGLIKEGDVFICFNFRTDRLREITTVLTQKEMPENDMHTIPLQYYTMTRYDESFKNVHVLFDKEDITNTLGEVVSRAGLKQLRIAETEKYPHVTFFFSGGKEETFEGESRILIPSPKVATYDLKPSMSAIEVKDALVKEINKNEIDFICLNFANADMVGHTGFYNAILEALETVDNCVKEITETAMTNGYSVMITADHGNADYAINPDGSPNTAHSCNPVPCFLIDKDHKKINDGRLCDIAPTILTLMNLEIPKEMTGKTLL; encoded by the coding sequence TGTTATTGCAAATGCAAATGTTCCTTTTATTAAAAGTTTATATAAAACAGCTGCTACCTGTCATTTGCTTACTTCAGGCGAAGATGTGGGTTTACCCGAAGGACAAATGGGAAATTCGGAAGTGGGGCATTTGAATATTGGCGCCGGAAGAATAATTTACCAGGATTTTGTAAAAATAAATATTGCTTGTAAAGATAATTCAATCGCTTCAAATACCGCACTAAACCAGGCTTATCAATATGCACGCGACAATAATAAAGCAGTACATTTTCTTGGTTTGGTTTCTGATGGCGGTGTTCATTCATCAACAAAACATTTGATGAAATTATGCGATATTGCTAAAGACTGGAATCTGAAAAAAGTTTTTATTCATATTTGTACCGATGGCCGCGATACCGACCCATACAGCGGTAAAGGTTATGTCAGCGAATTGCAGGAACATTTAAAAAAATCTGCCGGTCAAATTGCTACACTCACCGGAAGGTATTACACCATGGACCGCGATAAACGCTGGGAGCGCGTGAAACAAGGATACGATTTAATGACCAGCGGAAAAGGAAAACCGGCAACCGATGTGCTTCAGGCAATCCAGGCATCGTATGATGCCGGTATAACCGATGAATTTATAAAACCTGTTGTAATGGTTGATAATTGCGGAAACCCGATTGGCTTAATTAAAGAAGGCGATGTCTTCATTTGTTTTAATTTCCGCACCGACCGTTTGCGCGAAATCACTACTGTGCTTACACAAAAAGAAATGCCTGAAAACGACATGCACACCATTCCGCTTCAATACTATACCATGACGCGCTATGATGAATCGTTTAAAAATGTTCACGTACTTTTTGATAAAGAAGATATAACAAATACACTTGGAGAGGTCGTCTCACGTGCAGGACTTAAACAATTAAGAATAGCCGAAACAGAAAAATATCCGCATGTTACATTCTTCTTCTCCGGCGGAAAAGAAGAGACTTTTGAAGGCGAAAGCCGAATATTAATTCCTTCACCTAAAGTTGCCACTTATGATTTAAAACCCTCGATGAGTGCAATAGAAGTAAAAGACGCACTGGTTAAAGAAATCAATAAAAACGAAATTGATTTTATATGCCTGAACTTTGCAAATGCTGATATGGTAGGACATACAGGATTTTATAATGCCATATTGGAAGCATTGGAAACCGTTGATAATTGCGTGAAAGAAATTACTGAAACAGCAATGACCAATGGATACAGTGTAATGATAACTGCCGATCATGGTAATGCTGATTATGCCATAAACCCTGATGGCTCGCCAAATACCGCACATAGCTGTAACCCCGTCCCCTGTTTCCTTATTGATAAAGATCATAAAAAAATAAACGACGGAAGATTATGCGATATTGCTCCTACTATTCTTACTTTAATGAACCTCGAAATTCCAAAAGAAATGACTGGAAAAACATTGTTATAA